The Rhizobium jaguaris nucleotide sequence GCAATATCGTGAGAAGTGGGGTCTCCCGGGTGACTACCCGCTGGTTGCACCAAGCTATGCCCCAGCAACGCTAAGAGCTTGCGCGCGCAGCCGGCGGGCGAATTCTGCTCGACTCTGTCCCCATTCCGTGCAGATCACGAGATCACGTGCTTGGTGGCGGCCGCCAACACCGACGCCATCATGCCGTAGCTGCGGTTAATCTCGGGATCGTAAAAGCTGGCCCGGCTGACACCCGACTTCAGATTGTCGGGCTTTTGTGTCCCGAACGGTTATGTGCCCCGCAGCCTGCTGATCCAAGCGTTCTCGACAACACGGGGCACGCCGCCGAAGAAGGCGAACATGTGCACGTGCGAGCCGATCCAGTCCGGCAGAGTCTGGGTCCAGGTCGCCTCGGCGAATGTCTAGCTCGACGCCCCGAGCACGCCGAGGAACAGCTCCGCCTCCCGGATCTCGCCAGTCTTGCGATCGACGATCGGCACCTTCTTACCGGAATAGTCCACGAAGACTTTGTCGCCGGCAGCATGCTCTTGGCGGTTGCTCGGCGAAAGGCGCTGCTCGAAACCGCGGAACAACTCGCAGAAATGACTATAGCCATACCCATCAGGATGAATGACGCGATATTCCTCCCACAGGATCAGCAGCGTCACGCCGGGCCTCTTCAGCTCGATGGATAGTTCCGCGCAGTTTGGCTCGTGACGCCGGCGCGGGCGAAAGACGATACTCCAGAGCATCGTCTGTCGGTTCTCCGGGCAATGGCCAGCGGCTTTGGCCCGATCCAGATTATCTTGCATGGTATTCGGGTGATCCCGAGCACCACCGCAATCTCGCGTACGCTTGTCCCGCCGGCAGAGAGCCGAAGCATCTGTCATATGTGGCCTTCTCTTTGACGGCATGAAATTTCCCTCGTCGATACCGAGCAGCTTCATGCCAAGGTTGCTGACCCAAAGGCATCGTCAGGACGGAAAAACTGGATCTTGATCGGAATCCCGTCCGGTTAATTCCCAGAATCCGCACACCGAGAATTACGGAAGAGCCTAATAGCGCCAACGGGGAGTATCGCTTCGACACCGACAAAACGACCTCGAATGTCAGAATCACGACATAGAACCGTTGGCGTATCCTTTTGTTTTAAACACACAATTTATTTGGCACGATACGTGCTTGGTTCTTCGTAAACGCGTCTGCACGGAGGAAAATCTCCCATTGGTTACCTTCACTGAAAATGCTGTTTTCCGGTGCAACTCCGCCGAAGCGCCAGAAGGCTCGCATATCATGGCCCCTCGCCCCTCCCCCGCTAAGCTCGCGCATTGGGCTCTGGCCATCCATAGTCCCGCAGGCAGTGGAGATCGGGGCGAGTTGCCGTCACAACGAGGACATACGGTCCAATGGATTGAGTGCCCACGTTTGACGGCGGCGATGGTCTTATTGCGATCAGCGGTCCGAATGAAGGGCTTGGCCTACGGGGAAACATGGCGGTTGAAGGGCGATGAAGGAATGAAAAGCGTGCGCTGGAGGCGACGTTTCGACAGCTTGGCGAAGGAGTTCTCGACGGCGTTGAGCTCCGAGCACGAGGTCGGCATGAAGTGGAAGGCGTCAGGCGCGCACCTGGGGCTTCTTGTGAGTGGCATCGTTGTTCGAGAATAATGCGGACGACCTTGTCGGTAGATGGTTATGAGAAAAAGCGTGAACTCGTTAGGTCACCAATGAAGTCGGTCATTTTTCCGCGAGGCTCTCTCTTCCATCCACTAGGAAACAGAGTATTTCGTAGATTTTGGTTTGCTAGCTTGTTTTCTCATAGTGGCATATGGGCATGTTTTATGACTACCTCATGGATAATGAGCGATCTGAGCAGCGACCCTTCAACCGCAGCGTCGGTACAAACCGCGCTTTATCTGCCTGTCGTTCTGCTCGCGATCGTTGCCGGATATTTAGTTGATCAGGGATCTCCTCGCTTCTTTTTATTATCTGCACATTGGGCGCTGATGATCGCAACGATAGCAGCGATCGTCCTGATTGTATTTGGAGCGCTCACTGAAAAAAGCCTTTGGTTTCTGACGTTTGTTTGCGGTTGCGGCTTCGCGTTCGTTACACCGGCATGGAATTCCATTGCGGCGAGCGTAGTGCCAAAATCTCACGCACTTAGGTCAGCCGTACTTGGATCGTTTAGCTATAGTTTAGCGCGTTTGGTCGTTTCGGTCCTAGGGGGAATAGCATTGTCTCATGGAGGCAGTCTAGGCGGTATGACAGTAGTGTGTTTCTGCCTTCTCTTCTCGATCGCATTGTTCACAGTTGTTATACCCCAAGAGTATCATTCCTTTCGGACGTGTCGTCTATCTTTCCCTGCAAATGTCTTAGGCTCTTTCAACGCTAACATCCGAATGATATGTGCTGCGGGGTTTATGACTTCCATCGGCGCCTCCGTCGTGTGGGCTTTGCTCCCCCTACTAGTGAAGAGAATGCACTCTGGTCCTACAATGCTAGGCTTGCAAATGGCTTTGCTTGGGTTTGGTGCGGTTGCCTCGATTGCGCTAATCCATGTGTTGGCTCCACGTTTGTCCTTTCGAACGTTCTTAGCCGTGATGACCTTGCAATTATCGAGCGGTATCGCAGTTTATGCGTTAACTCTTGATTTACCCGCCGACATGTCAACAGTTGTACTCTCCATAAGCTCATTTGCCATTGGCATTGCTTGGACGATTTCTCAATCACTAATGACAGGCGCCTGCTTGCAGCTGTCAGCCCCAGGTGCTGCGGCCACCGCGATTGGATGGTATCTGACATCATCGTATTTAGGCTTCGCGCTCGCTAGCCCTCTTTGGGGATTGATCTCGCGGATATCGCTTTTGCATGCGTTCACAGGTTCGGCAGCCGTTGCAGCAACTTCAGCGATTTATACTTCCATAGCTTTTCCAACTATAGAGCGGACGCTGTCAAATTCAGATGGCGCCCAAAAGGAGCACTGCTCATGAATGGCAGCTACACCTATGGGGACTTCTCCAATACCGCATCTTACTATGCTGCACGGGCTGCTTACGACAAAGTTGTTCTGGATATCTTGACGGCTCATGTGGGCGCGTCGAGGACCAACTTCACGGTTGCGGACATCGGGGCTGGAACTGGCAAGCTAACCAGCGACCTTGCATCTCGCCATCTGCGAGGATTTGCGATCGAGCCCAATGACGAAATGCGCAATGAAGGTAAGCGAGCAATGATCACTTCGGGTGCTTTTGAATGGCGCCCCGGTACCGGAGAGAATACATCACTGCCTGATCATTCAGTGGATTGGGCCATTGTTAGCAATGCTTTCCATTGGATGGATCGGCACGCCACTTTGCACGAGATGAGGAGAATACTCCGGCCCGGCGGTTTTCTTTCGATCGTCTATTGCCTTCCTGATCATCAAAGCTGCAGAACGCGGACGGTGATAGAAAATCATATCTCCACTACGTTTCCTGGGCTTAAGCGCGTCGTGCACGGAATACGTGATCTGATGATGCGCCTCAAGGATATCATTCACCTCTCCAATACATTCACGGAATGCTTGCAGATTCATCGTCAGCACATCGTCTCGAAAACTCCTGAACGCTTTCTTTTGTCGTGGCGAGGGACGCACGATATTCCAAGTCAGATCGGCGCAGAACGGTGGGAGGAATTGCTTTCGTGGATTGAAGGGCAGATTCGCGGCGCTCGAGAGCTTCGCCTACCACATGAAACCACAAGTTGGACTGTTCAGCTTAAGACCAGAATGGTGGAGGCGACGGAAAAAGCTATTGCTGAACACGACCATGAAAGCAGGACTGCGAACGTGTGACTAGTAAACAAGCAATTTGGCGGGTGATCGGTGACGCCCTCTCGGAAGAAATCCTCACTGGAGCATTCGGACCTGACGGTATTCTCCCAGCGGACACTGAAGTGGCTAAGCGGTTTGGCGTTAGTCGCCTCACCGCTCGCAAGGCACTGGCGAGTTTGCAGAATAAGGGGCTAATCCGAATTTTGCATGGGAAGGGAGCGTTTGTCGAACATGACATCATTCAATATCGCATTCTACGGAGAGAGACGCTTTTGCAGAATATGTTAGGCGATGACGGTCAACCGCGGCGACAGCTTTTGTCCAATAGAGTTGAAAAAGCATCTCCTGAAATTGCTGACCGCCTGAATATACTCGCGGGAGCCAATGTGCTGGTCGTCGATTTACTCGGATTTGTGGGCAACCGACCTCTCGCAATTAGCCGAAGCTTCTTAGATGCTCAAAGATACGGAAAGTTCGTTGAAGCCATGGGCGAACAGGCTGACATTGAACGTGCTCTTCTCGCCTACGGCATTAAATCGGTTAAACCAACAGGTGTAACGATGTTTGCGCGTATGCCAACCTCTGAGGAGGCCACTCTCTTAGACCAATCGATAGCGCGACCAGTAGTACAGAAAGAATGCGCCGACTTGGATGATGATGGCCCAATTCGGTACCATGTTGCCTGTTATGCTGCGGATCGAATCAAGTTTACTTTTGATGGCGGTAACTCTCGAGACTCCCATTAATGTCCTGCAGAGAAAATGGGTGTGCCCTCGCCAAAGCCTACCGCACAAACCGATTGCACTGGACCCCCGTGTTTTCGCAGTTCGGGAATGTTGATATGGGCGAATGCCGGGATCTCCGCTTTGAGCCATTGCAGCGAATGCCCGAGAGCCCAGTATTCGAACTCAACGACCTTTGCGGGGTCCATGGCGAGGAGATCTTTGATGTGAATATATTCGCCGGGCTCGCGTAGCGGCCTGACAGGATTTCGAAAATATCCTTCTCCCAGCGCGGAATTGCCGCGACGGTCCCTCATAGCCGCTTGATAAGCCCAAGTATTTTCAAAGCAGATCCGGTCGACACCCGAACCTATGAGCGCTGAAGTCATCTCAGCCACCGGCGCGTTGCCTGCGCCGATCGGCACTCCGAGCAGACCACCTTGGTCTGGAGCGAGAATTATGCAGTCCTTCAGATGTGCGGAGCGTATCCAAGGGCGCATCAGTTCCAGCGATGTCAGCGGATCCTCGTAGAACAGCATCGAATTCACATAGTCGAAAAGACCCTGCACCCACGGGCTATCGACGTCGGAAAGGATTTCAGCGATTTCGCTGGCTGCGAGATCCTCGTGGTTTTCAAGAAGCAGCGGAATTCCGGCGCGCTCGGCTAATAGCGCTGCTTGCGCGAGATCGGCTTTGGCTTCCTCGACACGAAGTCGCCGGTCAGGAGTTCCTTTGGTATAGGTCCGTAGGTATCCCGCACCCACTTCGCGCCCGATTTCGAGCAATCGTTCAATGTGTGCTGGTTCGGTACCTGCGGTCTCGATGTCGATGAGCATATTGCGCTTTTCGAGATAGGCGCGAAGCTTGCGAAGCTGAGCCAGCTCAATTCCAGAAATTTCGACATAGTTGGGCTCAAAACACGAGACGTTGAGACCGTCGAATCCGAGGTCGGCGGCAAGATCGACGAGCGCGAAAACATCGAAACCCGGTTTGTGGCGGTATTGGTAGCGAAGGCCATACGAATGCAGGAACAGTTTGGTCATGATTTCGAGAAGTCCAGTTGGCGGGATGCATCGGAGGCCGCAAAGAGCGCGAGCAATGAAGCGATAAGGATGAAAATTCCCGGAATGAGCGGTGCAGTCGAATTCAGCAACAGGCCGGTCGCATTGAGTTTGATCAGAGTTCCCCAGTCGGTCGTCGGCGGCTGGACGCCAATTCCAAGCAGGCTAAGCGCACTCAGAAACATCAGGCAGGCGACGAAACGGTTGACGAGTTCGACGGCCGCGTAAGGGCGAATGTTCGGCCATACGTCTCGCGTGACCAGATAGGCAAAGCCCTCTCCCCTTATTCGAGAAAGCTCGACGAATGGCTCGGCGAAGATTTGGACCACCGGTGCTTTGAGCGAGCGATAGGCCCGGGTGAACTCGACGACGGTGATGATGAGGATGAGGCTTGCCGTCGTCGATCCGAATGCAGCGATGAGCACGAATGCGATGATGAGGCTCGGTATGGAGTTCAAAGCGTCCATGCATCGGGCAAGGATTGCGCCTGGAACTGCCGGCATGGCGCTCGACAGCACCGCGCAGATCAAACCGCAGCCCAACGACAGCAATGTCGCCGCGACGCAAATGAACATCGTTACGCTGCCGGCACGAAGAATTTCGGACAGCATATCGCGGCCTAGATAGTCGGTTCCCAGAAGGTGCACCTGGGACGGGCTTTCAAACAGGTCGCCTCCGGAAAAGCTATCTGCCGGGGTCCCGACGAAAAATGGAGCGATGATGAAGAACAGGATGAAGCCGATGAATATCAGAGCGCGCATTGCTGTGGCCCACTCTCGCTTTTGAAAATAGGTGCGGATAAATAGTGCCCGGATGTGGAGGGCTGCTGACCGTCTCCGATCGGCTGCACCACCTGACCATCGCGCAGTTCGAGAACGTCGCTTGCAAGGCGAGCGACAATCTCTGGCTGGTGCGAAACGAGCAGCATGCCAATGTTCCCCCTTTCTCGGTGCCGGCCGAGAATATCTGCAACGATCCGCGCATTCTCCGGATCCAGAGAGGCCGTGACTTCATCGAGCAGCAGCAGTGACGGACCGCTGGCAAGCGCCAGCGCTATGCCCAATCGCTGACATTCCCCGCCCGACAGTTCCGCGCTTGTTTTGTGGCGATAGTCCTCCGGTAGGAGGACCTTGCCGAGAATGTCCGCGACGGCATCGGCTGAGTGATTACGCCCAGCCTGACGCAACCGCCTGCGAATGAGATAGTCGGCGCTCAGAGACGGGTTCAGGTGCAGCTTCACCGACTGCGGCACATATTCGAGTTGGCGCCTTTGCTCCACCGTCCGACGGGAATAGTGCAGCGGCAACCGCTCGCCATCGACCTCGATCGTCCCCTTTGCATCGCCGTGCTGCCCAAGCAAGCTGCGCAGGATCGTCGTCTTTCCGGCGCCGGAGGGGCCAACGATGCCCAGGCAGCTTCCCGGCCGCACCTGAAAACCGACATTGCGGAGCAGCGGCCGGCCGTTCTGCGCGTTGACGCAGAGGCCTGCGACCCGCAATCGCGGCTGGTCGACCGGCTTCGGCGCGAGTTGCAATGTGGGACGCGTTGCCGTGGCAGGCTGCTCAGTTGGACTGACCGGCTCCGGCTTTCTGTCCGAGACCACAAACCCGCTCAGATCAATTGTTTGATCCGAGCACTCGGCGAAGAATGGCAATTCGTGCGAAATGACAAGCGCTGCAGCACCGATCTCCTCAATGCGAGCCTTTATGTCCTGCATAACGCCAGCTTTGAGGTCGGGCTGCAATGCGGTCGTTGGCTCGTCGAGAATAATCAGTCGAGGCGTGGCGCAGAACACCAACGAGATCAAGACGCGCTGCAATTGCCCGCCGCTATATTGATGCGGATAGCGACCCTCCTGAAATCCTGGAACCTCCAGCCGATCGAAGGCAGCCTGGAGAAGCCTCAGGCGCTCGTTTCGCTCTTGGGCGGTATCGCCCGCGAACTCAGCGATCTGACTGACGACATTGCGCGACGCCACGAGCGCCGTCGCGGAGGATTGCGGAACGTAGAGAATCTCGCGTCCCCAAAGGGACTGCCGCTGGCGCTGTTGCATCTGCAGCAATGGCTGGGTACCCAGAAGGACCTCCCCGCCCAGAATGCGAACGTTGGGTCTCATCCATCCCATGAGGGCGAGACAGAGGCTAGTCTTGCCGACGCCTGAGGGCCCTATCATTGTCGATAGCGTGCCGGGTTTCAAAGCCAGTGAGAGCTTTTCGATACGCCGGGCGCCTGTCGTCGAGTTGGAAATGACCGCTGAAAGGTCTTTGACCTCGAAAGCGTTGGCCGTCACATCTGCCGCACTTTTTTGCTCTGAGCTGGTCGGTTTCATAGGGCACCTCTTTTGCTGAAACGGCCGGCGATCAGGTCGGAAAGGGAATAAATGCCCACATAGATCGCAGTTATGAACACGGCGCAGAACTGCAGGACCGGGACATCGCGCCAAACGACCGATGACACTGCCAGCTCGCCGATCCCGGAAATCCCGAAGACGACCTCGATCACCAGCACGCCGGTTAGCAGGTAGGCGCAGTAGATGAGCAGAAGGTTGAGGATCGAAGGAAGAATAGACGGAACCGCATAATTGAGCGCAATCCAGCTACGGCTAAAGCCGCGCAGGCGAGCAAACTCGAAATAATCCTTCTTTTCTTCCATCAGCAGCAGCGACAGCAGCATGCGAGCGACATAGGCAATCATGCCGATCCCGAGACACGCGCTGGGCAGGAGGAGCACGCGGATGTGCTCGGTCAGCGACTGATCTGGTGCCAGTCGCGAAACGGCCGGCAGCAGATGGAGCTGGACGGCAAAAACATAGATGAAAATATAGGCGATGAGAAACTCCGGTGCGCAGAGCACAATTTGCATGAAGAGCTGGAAACAGCGCCGGACCTGCGGTGGCGCGAGGAACGAAGCCACGCCAGCGGCAAAAGCGAGCGGAAACCAGCAAAGTGCGGCGGCGGCAAGCATGAGCGTGTTGGCAAGACGCGGCTGAACGACCTCCCAGACCGGTATGCGACTGGTAAATGATTGACCGAATTCTCCCTGCAGGAAGTGAAACAGCCAAATGGTGAAGCGCTCCAGCAACGGGCGATCCAGCCCGAGGCTATGGCGCAGTTGGGCGCCCAGTTCCGGCGTATAGTCCTGACCGAGCAATTCCGTCACGAAGTCGCCCGGAATGAGAGCCGTTCCGAAGAATATCAGCGCGGCCGCGCCCAGGAGAATGGCCAACCTGATTGCCAGTTCAAGAGCAATCGATTGGAGGTTCGCCAGGGGCGACCTCCGCTCGTCTTGCTCAAGGGTGAGAGAGTGATCGGACATCGCAGATCAGGCGCCCGGATCCAGCCAAAGGTCGGCCATGGCCGGACCGGTCAGCGAGCCAAGGGGCGAGGGCGAAACGCCCTTCACCTTGCTGGTGATGGCGTCGAGCTGGTCGAAGAACAAGGGGATGCCCGCACCGCCATCGTTATGGATCGTCTCCTGGATTGCCCAGTACAGTTCTCGACGGCGGTTGACATCGGTGGTGGCGACCGCCTCGTCCATCATCGCGTCCACCTTCGGTCGGCTCCAGTGCGTTTCGTTCCATTTCGCACCAGAGCGGTAAGCGACGCGCAGCATAAGGTCGGGTGTGAAACGCGTACCCCATCCGCCCACCATCAGCGGCTGCTTCAGCCAGACATTGTCCCAATAGCCGGTGACCGGATCGCGTTTCGGATCGAGCGAAATACCCGCCTTGCGCGCGCCGTCGGCGTAAATCTGCGCCAGATCAACCGCAACGCCGGGCGTGACCGCGTCGGAGGCATGCAGAACCTGTGTCGGGAAATTCACACCTGCCTTCTGAAGAATGGACTTGGCCCGATCCGGATCATAGGCGCGGACCGGCAACTCGCTGTGGTAGAAGGGACTGAAGGGTGGAATTGGGTGGTCATTGCCAATCTGCGCAAACCCGGCGCAGAGGCGGTCGCGCATCTGCTCGCGATCGAAGAGGTACTTCATAGCTTCGCGTACTTCCGGCCGATCGAAGGGAGGAGTGTCGGTCAGCATGGCCACGACGTTGTGCACGCCGCTGGGGGAATTGACGACCTGGAAACCGGATGTCGCCGCAATGCGCTTCGCGAGCGTAAAGTTGACCGTCTGCACGGCATCGACATCACCGGCGAGAAGAGCAGAAACACGTGCGACAGGATCCTGATTGCCCTGGAATGCCACCTCGTCGAGGTAAGGCTTGCCGTTCTGCCAGTAGTTTTGATAGCGGCGATAAACGTTGACGCTGGTAGGGTTCAGCCCATTCGCCACGAAGGGGCCGGTGCCCACCGGCTTGTCGAAGGTCGAGAAACCTTCCGGGAAGATATAGAACCGATCCTGCGCCAACAATAGGGGAAAGTCAGCGTCGGGGCGCGAGAGTGTGAAGCGGAGGGTATGCGTGTCTTCCTCGACGATGTCGGTGATGTGTTCGAGAAGAACGCGCAACGGCGACTGCAAAACGGGGTCGCGAAGCCGGTTCAGACTGAAGATGACGTCCTTTGCGGTCAGGCCCTTGCCGTTGTGGAACTCCACGCCACGGCGCAGCTTGAACAGCCAG carries:
- a CDS encoding transposase gives rise to the protein MTDASALCRRDKRTRDCGGARDHPNTMQDNLDRAKAAGHCPENRQTMLWSIVFRPRRRHEPNCAELSIELKRPGVTLLILWEEYRVIHPDGYGYSHFCELFRGFEQRLSPSNRQEHAAGDKVFVDYSGKKVPIVDRKTGEIREAELFLGVLGASS
- a CDS encoding MFS transporter codes for the protein MKSVIFPRGSLFHPLGNRVFRRFWFASLFSHSGIWACFMTTSWIMSDLSSDPSTAASVQTALYLPVVLLAIVAGYLVDQGSPRFFLLSAHWALMIATIAAIVLIVFGALTEKSLWFLTFVCGCGFAFVTPAWNSIAASVVPKSHALRSAVLGSFSYSLARLVVSVLGGIALSHGGSLGGMTVVCFCLLFSIALFTVVIPQEYHSFRTCRLSFPANVLGSFNANIRMICAAGFMTSIGASVVWALLPLLVKRMHSGPTMLGLQMALLGFGAVASIALIHVLAPRLSFRTFLAVMTLQLSSGIAVYALTLDLPADMSTVVLSISSFAIGIAWTISQSLMTGACLQLSAPGAAATAIGWYLTSSYLGFALASPLWGLISRISLLHAFTGSAAVAATSAIYTSIAFPTIERTLSNSDGAQKEHCS
- a CDS encoding class I SAM-dependent methyltransferase, producing the protein MNGSYTYGDFSNTASYYAARAAYDKVVLDILTAHVGASRTNFTVADIGAGTGKLTSDLASRHLRGFAIEPNDEMRNEGKRAMITSGAFEWRPGTGENTSLPDHSVDWAIVSNAFHWMDRHATLHEMRRILRPGGFLSIVYCLPDHQSCRTRTVIENHISTTFPGLKRVVHGIRDLMMRLKDIIHLSNTFTECLQIHRQHIVSKTPERFLLSWRGTHDIPSQIGAERWEELLSWIEGQIRGARELRLPHETTSWTVQLKTRMVEATEKAIAEHDHESRTANV
- a CDS encoding GntR family transcriptional regulator, translated to MTSKQAIWRVIGDALSEEILTGAFGPDGILPADTEVAKRFGVSRLTARKALASLQNKGLIRILHGKGAFVEHDIIQYRILRRETLLQNMLGDDGQPRRQLLSNRVEKASPEIADRLNILAGANVLVVDLLGFVGNRPLAISRSFLDAQRYGKFVEAMGEQADIERALLAYGIKSVKPTGVTMFARMPTSEEATLLDQSIARPVVQKECADLDDDGPIRYHVACYAADRIKFTFDGGNSRDSH
- a CDS encoding sugar phosphate isomerase/epimerase family protein, translating into MTKLFLHSYGLRYQYRHKPGFDVFALVDLAADLGFDGLNVSCFEPNYVEISGIELAQLRKLRAYLEKRNMLIDIETAGTEPAHIERLLEIGREVGAGYLRTYTKGTPDRRLRVEEAKADLAQAALLAERAGIPLLLENHEDLAASEIAEILSDVDSPWVQGLFDYVNSMLFYEDPLTSLELMRPWIRSAHLKDCIILAPDQGGLLGVPIGAGNAPVAEMTSALIGSGVDRICFENTWAYQAAMRDRRGNSALGEGYFRNPVRPLREPGEYIHIKDLLAMDPAKVVEFEYWALGHSLQWLKAEIPAFAHINIPELRKHGGPVQSVCAVGFGEGTPIFSAGH
- a CDS encoding ABC transporter permease, whose product is MRALIFIGFILFFIIAPFFVGTPADSFSGGDLFESPSQVHLLGTDYLGRDMLSEILRAGSVTMFICVAATLLSLGCGLICAVLSSAMPAVPGAILARCMDALNSIPSLIIAFVLIAAFGSTTASLILIITVVEFTRAYRSLKAPVVQIFAEPFVELSRIRGEGFAYLVTRDVWPNIRPYAAVELVNRFVACLMFLSALSLLGIGVQPPTTDWGTLIKLNATGLLLNSTAPLIPGIFILIASLLALFAASDASRQLDFSKS
- a CDS encoding ABC transporter ATP-binding protein, producing MKPTSSEQKSAADVTANAFEVKDLSAVISNSTTGARRIEKLSLALKPGTLSTMIGPSGVGKTSLCLALMGWMRPNVRILGGEVLLGTQPLLQMQQRQRQSLWGREILYVPQSSATALVASRNVVSQIAEFAGDTAQERNERLRLLQAAFDRLEVPGFQEGRYPHQYSGGQLQRVLISLVFCATPRLIILDEPTTALQPDLKAGVMQDIKARIEEIGAAALVISHELPFFAECSDQTIDLSGFVVSDRKPEPVSPTEQPATATRPTLQLAPKPVDQPRLRVAGLCVNAQNGRPLLRNVGFQVRPGSCLGIVGPSGAGKTTILRSLLGQHGDAKGTIEVDGERLPLHYSRRTVEQRRQLEYVPQSVKLHLNPSLSADYLIRRRLRQAGRNHSADAVADILGKVLLPEDYRHKTSAELSGGECQRLGIALALASGPSLLLLDEVTASLDPENARIVADILGRHRERGNIGMLLVSHQPEIVARLASDVLELRDGQVVQPIGDGQQPSTSGHYLSAPIFKSESGPQQCAL
- a CDS encoding ABC transporter permease, with translation MAILLGAAALIFFGTALIPGDFVTELLGQDYTPELGAQLRHSLGLDRPLLERFTIWLFHFLQGEFGQSFTSRIPVWEVVQPRLANTLMLAAAALCWFPLAFAAGVASFLAPPQVRRCFQLFMQIVLCAPEFLIAYIFIYVFAVQLHLLPAVSRLAPDQSLTEHIRVLLLPSACLGIGMIAYVARMLLSLLLMEEKKDYFEFARLRGFSRSWIALNYAVPSILPSILNLLLIYCAYLLTGVLVIEVVFGISGIGELAVSSVVWRDVPVLQFCAVFITAIYVGIYSLSDLIAGRFSKRGAL
- a CDS encoding ABC transporter substrate-binding protein — encoded protein: MLNRPISRRMFNVSLGASALAAITRPGLAHANSTPSKGGRLRVMLQETASSSLLDPTKVASFSVYFAYAAVGERLVGVDSRLNPVPMLAESWEPVNNKVDGWLFKLRRGVEFHNGKGLTAKDVIFSLNRLRDPVLQSPLRVLLEHITDIVEEDTHTLRFTLSRPDADFPLLLAQDRFYIFPEGFSTFDKPVGTGPFVANGLNPTSVNVYRRYQNYWQNGKPYLDEVAFQGNQDPVARVSALLAGDVDAVQTVNFTLAKRIAATSGFQVVNSPSGVHNVVAMLTDTPPFDRPEVREAMKYLFDREQMRDRLCAGFAQIGNDHPIPPFSPFYHSELPVRAYDPDRAKSILQKAGVNFPTQVLHASDAVTPGVAVDLAQIYADGARKAGISLDPKRDPVTGYWDNVWLKQPLMVGGWGTRFTPDLMLRVAYRSGAKWNETHWSRPKVDAMMDEAVATTDVNRRRELYWAIQETIHNDGGAGIPLFFDQLDAITSKVKGVSPSPLGSLTGPAMADLWLDPGA